The genomic segment AAGGTGATACCAAGTTATAAGCACCTGATGCCGATTCTAACTGCATTAAGTGTAAAATGGCAGAAATAAAATCCAATATATGGATCCAACTCATTCCTTGTTTTCCGGAAGCAATCGAACCACCCACTCCCAATAAAAAAGGAGGGACCATTTTTTCCAAAGCTCCTCCTTTCGGAGATAGAACGATTCCAGTTCGCAAAACCAAAGTACGGATGCCTGCGGATTTTAATAAATTGGTTTGGTTTTCCCAATCCACACAAAGTTTCGCAAGGAAGTCTTCACCTGGTGCAGAATTTTCAGTGAAAGGTAAATGAGTTCCATCACTCATTCCATAATAACCAACGGCACTTGAATTGATAAAAACTTTTGGAGGAGATTTTAGATCCAAAACACGAGCAACAAGTCCTCTGGTAAAATCAACCCGGGAAATTCCGATGAGTCGTTTGCGTTCCTCCGTCCACCGAACACCCGCTATTGGCTCTCCAACTAAGTTAACGATGGCATCCAAACCTTCTAAGTCTGCAGTTTGAGGCAAAATACAAGAAACAAATTCCAATTCAGGAAAGGAGGAAAGTGCAGGAGGTAAGGAAGATTTTCTCGAAAACACTCGAAAACGATGGCCCTTACGAACTGCCGTTTCAATGAGCGATGTACCAATAAGGCCTGTACCACCAAGAATCCCAATTTTCATTTGATCTCCATTTGGATAGAAT from the Leptospira terpstrae serovar Hualin str. LT 11-33 = ATCC 700639 genome contains:
- a CDS encoding TIGR01777 family oxidoreductase, which encodes MKIGILGGTGLIGTSLIETAVRKGHRFRVFSRKSSLPPALSSFPELEFVSCILPQTADLEGLDAIVNLVGEPIAGVRWTEERKRLIGISRVDFTRGLVARVLDLKSPPKVFINSSAVGYYGMSDGTHLPFTENSAPGEDFLAKLCVDWENQTNLLKSAGIRTLVLRTGIVLSPKGGALEKMVPPFLLGVGGSIASGKQGMSWIHILDFISAILHLMQLESASGAYNLVSPFPVSNEEFSRVLAKTLHRPNIFKVPSFAIQALYGEGSVVVTKGQYVLPERLLSAGYEFQFQNLEKALSNLLEKQ